The region ATATCTTTAACAAATATCAGATATTCTTAAATTACCTATAATGGTTTTGAAGGCAAAGACCGACGAAAAAGCAACAACCTTAGATGCTTAGAACAGAGAATGAGCGAGAGAGATGTTCTGATCGACGGGGTGATTGGGGATGTGCgtgtgagaggaagaagacgaaggggATCGTAAGCTTATTTAAATCATGAGCATTTTACTCcattcaactctcaaaagtcctagttttgtaaaaaaaaattaggagtCCTATTTTTACAAAGTTCTTCGCCGGCATtgctatttttgcaaatttcccttCGTTTTTCAATCTAATGAGATAGACTAAAGAATAACTTAGTCATTTTACCAAGGGTGGTCACTGGTCATTATCATTCTTTAAACCTGAAACAACTACTTGCAATTTCATTTACtcttaatttaaacaaaataaacttTCAGTTGTTGGATCACTCTGCGTGTTAGTTTGGGGCAGTACGAGGATCTGAAAGATCTACGAGAGCTGAACACTACAATCTTTCTGTTATGGTTCCCAACTGATGTCATCAAAGCTCAAATCAATTGGTGAAAAGGGAAGTCATGTTTTTAACCTAAATTCGAAGATAACCCAATTGGGAAAGTCAGGTCGGATCGAAGATGCAGTTAAGCTATTTAACCAAATGCCCCATCGCAACACCGTCACCTACAATTCCATGATCTCAGCCTATGCTAAGAACGGCAGAATCAATGATGCAAGACGGCTTTTCGATGTCATCCCCCGTAAAAATTTGGTTTCCTGGAACTCCATGATGGCTGGGTACATGAACAATGATGAAGTTGGGAAAGCCCATGAGCTGTTCGATAAAATGCCCCAAAGAGACATCTTTTCTTGGACTTTGATGATAACATGTTACATACGTAGAGGCGAGCTTGAAAAGGCAAGACACTTGTTTAATCTGCTCCCTGATAAAGGAAACCCGGTTTGCTGGAATGCAATGATAGCGGGTTATGCCAAGAACCGGCAGCTGGACAAATCCGtggaaatttttgaagaaatgcCGCAGAAAAATTTGATTTCATGGAACTCCATGCTCGCTGGATATACTCAAAATGGGGAAATGCGTCtgggtttaaaattttttgacaaAATGCCCGAGAGGAATGTGGTTTCGTGGAATCTAATGGTGGATGGGTTTGTTGGGGTGGGTGACCTGGATTTAGCATGGCAGCTCTTTCAGAGAATTCCTAACCCAAACAGTGTCTCCCAGGTCACAATGTTAACTGGGTTTGCTAGGAATGGTGAAATTGACAAGGCGCGGCTACTGTTTGACCAGATGACCAATAAAACTGTGGTTTCTTGGAATGCTATGATTGCTGCTTATGTCCAGAACAGCCAAATTGGCGACGCTATGAAGCTATTCATAGAAATGCCCGAGAAAAATGCTGTATCATGGACTACCATGATTGATGGATATGTTCGCATAAATAATCTTCAAGAAGCGAAGCAATTATTGGACAGAATGCCCTGCAAAGATGTCGCAGCTCAAACTGCAATGATCTCTGGATATGTGCAGAATAAAAGGATGGAGGAAGCACTAGAAATTTTCAACAAGGTAGGAAACCGTGATCTTGTCTGTTGGAATACAATGATTGCAGGCTATTCACAGTGTGGAAGAATGGACGAAGCTTTAAATCTGTTCGAACAAATGATCAAAAGGAACATAGTTTCATGGAATATAATGATTGCTGGATATGCTCAAGCCGGTCATATGAACAGAGCACTGCAGCTATTTGAGGAAATGGGCGAGACTAATATAGTTTCCTGGAACACCCTAATTTCAGGTTTTGCCCAAAATGGTTTATTTCTTGAGTCACTCGGGTTCTTTTCTTTGGTGATGCAGGATGGTAAGAAACCTGATCAATCAACATTCGTTTCTGGACTGAGTTCTTGTGCAAATCTTGCAGCTCTTCAAGTTGGAGAGCAACTTCACCAGATTGTTGTGAAGAGTGGTTATGTGAATGATCTATTTGTCAGTAATGCATTGATCTCTATGTATGCCAAGTGCGGAGTGGTCTCGAGTGCCGAATACGTGTTCGGTGATATTAACAGTGTTGATGTCGTTTCATGGAATTCCCTGATCGTTGGGTATGCCATAAATGGGTACGGGCACGAGGCAGTTAAAGTCTTCCAGGACATGCGGATCAAAGGGGTGGCACCTGATCAGGTTACCTTTGTCGGGGTGTTGTCGGCATGTAGTCACGCGGGGTTAATAGATTGGGGTCTGAATTTGTTCAAGTCCATGACCCATGAGTATCATATCGAACCTCTGCCTGAACACTTTGCTTGCGTGGTAGACATGCTTGGCCGAGTGGGGAGGTTGGAAGAAGCCTTTCTACTAGCACGAGAAAGGAAAATTGAGGCCAATGCAAAAATATGGGGTGCTCTACTTGGCGCATGCCGGGTGCACAAAAATTTAGAGCTTGGTCAGCTTGCTGCTGAGGAACTATCAAAGCTTGAACCTCATAAAACTTCGAACTATGTGCTTGTAGCAAACATACATGCGGAGGCAAGAAATTGGCGTGAAGTGGAAAGAGTGAGGGCGTTAATGAAAGAGAGGGGAGCTGAGAAACAGCCAGGGTCTAGCTGGATAGAGTATAAACATCAGCTACATGTCTTTCTCTCTGGTGACAAAGCGCGGCCCCAGACATCAGATATTTGCAATACTTTGAAGACTCTGACTGCGCTGATGAAAAACTGCAGTTACATGCCTGATGCTAAAGCTTCCGTTATTGACCTTTCATAAAAAGATTCGATTTTTGTTTGACGAGAACACTCATTTTAGCCCTAGACCAGCCGCCAACTTGCTAAATCACCTTTGTTCGAATTTTTTGCAAGTATAACCGGGCCGATCCTATTGGTTACCACCAGACATGTTTTGAAATGTCACCAAGAACCACTGGTCAAAGCCGTGGTGGTCCCTGCTGCTAAGTAGTAGAAAGTGGAGGTAAATTAAGAAAGAGCAGTATTAGAAACCTTTTGCTGCCCATCTATAGAAACTTTTAAAGCATTCTACCAGGTACTTAAAGTTCACTTTCCGGCCAAAATTTCATCCATAATTCACTTAATACAAAAGAGCAGGCTGGCCCCCTTTACACAAATTAGAAGCAGCAACTAGGAGCTCTTTATGCCTAATGGTCAATCGGAAATGGTTCCCTCGGAAGATACTTCTTTTTCCACATGCCAATCCTTCAGAGAGAGTTCTGATTCAGTATCGCTGAAGTCATCAGTTGTACCTACTTTGTCTGTTCCAGCATCACAAAGCCCATGTAACTGGTTTTCCTTAGCTCTGGATGTTGCATCTATGGGATTCTCGCTATCGGAAGGAAATACACTGAAAGCAGGATCGCTTGAAATGCATTCTGAATGAAACTCATTGACTTCCGTACCGTCTGGAGATTGCACCAGTGATGTTTGTGGTGTGTGGATCTTTACTGTACCACCTGGCCTTGCTTCCTGAAGATTGGCACCCGCTGAAACCATCACCTGCTGCAATTCAAATTCGGGCAGCATCATAGGAGGGTTAGCAGTTTGCCTAAAACCAATTGTAAAGAACACTTAATGAAGGGCTACctgttaaattaaataattaatcgAAAGCAAGCTTCTTTCTATTGCATGTGTAAAGTACAATAAAGAATGATTAGTCTCAGAACCAGTGCATCAGTTATCAAATTCGTGTAGACTTCAGTACCTGAAAATTCTCAAGGTAgataattctctctctctctatcttccACCTCTCTGATAGAGCATCTGAAGTTCTTAACTCCAAAATTTTTGACATAGGGTCCTTGAGCATCGCCAACCAGTTTCCTGGGCCATACCTGCGTACTCCAATCCAGAGAGCATCAAGCTCTTCCTCAGACCAGGCCTCCATAGTCATGGGAAGTTCAGGTCTGCCAGAAAATCATCGCAGAAAAATGTGCGCCTTAACCCAATACttcataaataattataatcataatatGACATACCAAGCTTACATCTAGTCACTATTCATTATGACCTTGGCCTGAAGAAATTAGGTCTATGTCTGAAATGCTTTCAGTGTTCCTTCTTTTCATAGCTGTGCTAATTTAGCGTATCAATCATCATGACCACACTAAGCAAAACACTATTTGCTgcataattgtattttgatgaggTTTATACTTGCATTTATAAACTTTTGGTTGCCTGTAACTGCATCCTTGGCAACAATACTAGATTTCAACTTTTCTTCTCCCTACTCAGCAATATCAATTTTTAGAAAGATATTTAAGTACTTTAGCTAAGTTTGTTTGCAAGAataattagagagagagaaagggggggagGGGGACACTATTCATCATGATATTGTGCATAAGAAGAATATTTcaagaaatttgaaatttcatgCATCATGGTCATCTAATAACCGCTCAAGGAAAAGAGAAATGGAATATTCTCTCTTAATCACAAAACAGGTAAGCATTAATCACAAAACAGGTAAGCAAGAATGTTTACCTTTAACCAAAGAATTGAACCCTATGGACCACTAAAAATAGGGTAAATTCCACCCAAACCCTTCCACTTAGAGCCATTTTCAAGGAGACACCATGTGGTTTACTTTAAGATTTAAGGTCcttgtgcttttttttttttttttttcctgaaaacACCTTTTCCACTTGAAGTAAAGTGTAGGGAATGAATGCCTCTGGGAAAAAAGTAAAGCACAGGGATTGATTGATccattttgaatgaaaaatggagaTTTTTTCTTGCTGAAATCTTTCCCTCTCCACGGAAAGCTTGTGGTAAGAAAAATGACAGCAGAAAAATCATGATAAATAGACACAAAAAATGATGCAAAAGCTTTCTTTTTTAGGACTTGGAAACCCCCTGACAAATAGATACTTACCTTTCAGAAATATCTTGCACCTGTTCATATTGTGGAGGAAATATAGGGCAGACATCATCTTGAGGGACTATGGTTCCTGCTGATTCTTTTCTGGCAATCTCTTCTTGCTGTAATGAGTGGTCAGTATAAAGTGAgaaggaaaataatcaaaaatggAGTTACAATGTCAGTTTTTTTCCCTTTacatcttttttccttttttttcccaAGGGGTTGGGGAttggaaggggggggggggcaagaAGATGGTATACTTATGCCACTGAACCTTGAagcattattttaatttgacaACAATTCAAAGCTTTGATAGTTACATTTTATTTTGCAaacatcttttcttttctctactCAAATTGCAGTTGCTTCAAAATGATTGAGGCAAGAATTGTTAGGATTCTGTAAAATCTTTCCAAATAAAATGACTGGTATAATTGAAAGGGAAAGGaggtggggggaggggggagaaaGGAAAGACATCGCAGTTTTACCTGTGCTGAACCAAAATCATCTTCCTTTAGTTCCCTCTTCACCTGTTCAGAGGATCCAGATATATTTTCACCTATTAACTTCTTGTGTATACCAGGTTCATCTTGAAGTTCAATATTGTTTTCTGTAAGACCATGGACATCATATGATGCTGATGAGTAAATATTTCTGCCTTTGGTCAAATCTCTCTTGAACCTGGATCTTCTATAAACTTTAATTTGCTCTGTTTTGTCAGCCTGGGTTTCCTCTACCTAATCATTTTGATTAGAAcagttctaaaaataaataaattgaaatatagCTTatcaagaagaaaaggaaaaataaataaataaaacataaagtAAGATACAAGAGTTGCTtcacaattaatatttatgcaTATCTGAATAATTTACTTtcatgaaagaaattaaaatagagCAAGAAAAAAGCATATGGGATAAGAGTTTAGTTAGtgaagaaaatcataataacccCATGACTTAACAAGAAGCATGGTACAGAAATTAGAGAACATGAGAAACACCAAAAAGGTAAGACTTTAGGTagtgaaaaaaattgaagtagcTGTACATTGTTTTCTTCCACCCCCCCTCTCTTTTTCCAACACAGCTTCAGAAACTGCCATATAATAAAACAAGAGGTTCTGTAACTAATGATAAAATacagagattttttttttctttttttgcatgGTGAAAAATAAAGGTTTTGTTGATTTAAATGCAGACTAATGCCATCGTGCTAGTTAACTATTACAGCAAGATTTGCAGGCTAGCACGACAGAAGGTAATTCCTAAAGTTCAAATTCTTATGCATCAGGAATCCATAATTTCCTTTTTTACATTCTATAGGAGGTCGAATTTGTACAACAATCAGAGGTGCTATTATTTGGTTCAATCACTCAGAACCTGGGATCATAAAACACGAGAACACCAACTCCACATCCatcaccacccccccccccccaaaaaaaaaaaaaaaccaggcTGTCTCTGCATCTACCACTGTGACATAATGTCTGTACAAAATGAGAGTAGTGAAGttctcctcttcttttcttttttgtttttcccctTGTCATAAGAAATGACAGTAAGACTgaaaaaatgatgcataaatTATATCAAACAGTGATAACTAATTTAAGGGCCCATTTTCGGTTACCTAACAGATTAGacaagaataagaaaggaaacacACGGTTCTCAAATGCTAGAATAGAAAACAGGAATGTAAGATATAATTTAAGAGGCTGGCAGTTAAACCAAGATACTTGCTGATATTGTGGAGGAAACAATGGACAGATATCATCTTGAGGGACTATGGTTCCTGCTCATTCTTTTCTGGCAATATCTTATTGCTATAATGAGTGGTCAGGATAAAGTGAGAAAGTGAGAAGGAAAAGAGTCAAAAATGGAATTACAATGTCAGTTTTTATCCCTTTacgtcttttattttttcaggGGAGTGGAGgaggccggggggggggggggggggggggggggggggggggggggggggggggggggggggggggggggtggggcgGGTGCAGGGTGCAAGAAGATGGTATACTTATGCCACTGAACCTTGAagcattattttaatttgtcaaCAATTATTCAAAGCTTTGATAGTTACATTTTAATTTGCAaacatcttttcttttctctactCAAATTGCAGTTGCTTCAAAATGATTGAGGAATGAATTGTTAGGATTCTGTAAAATCTTTCCAAATAAAATGACTGGTATAATTGAAAGGGAAAGGaggtggggggaggggggagaaaGGAAAGACATCGCAGTTTTACCTGTGCTGAACCAAAATCATCTTCCTTTAGTTCCCTCTTCACCTGTTCAGAAGATCCagatatattttcattttgtaacTTCTTGTGTATACCAGGTTCATCTTGAAGTTCAATATTGTTTTCTGTAAGACCATGGACATCATACGATGCTGAGGAGTAAATATTTCTCCCTTTGGTCAAATCTCTCTTGAACCTGGATCTTCTATAGACTTTAATTTGCTCTGTTTTGTCAGCCTGGGTTTCCTCTACCTAATCATTTTGATTACAAcagttctaaaaataaataaattgaaatatagcttatcaagaagaaaagaaaaaagaaaataaataaaacataaattaatatacaagagTTGCTtcacaattaatatttatgcaTATCTGAATAATTTACtttcataaaagaaattaaaatagagCAAGAAAAAAGCATATGGGATAAGAGTTTAGTTAGtgaagaaaatcataataacccCATGACTTAACAAGAAGCATGGTACAGAAATTAGAGAACAAGAAAAACACCAAAAAGGTATGACTTTGGGTAGTGAAAAAAGTTGAAGTAGCTGTACGTTgttttccccccccccccccccccccccccccccgcccctcCTCTTCCCCTCCCTCTTCCAACACAGCTTCAGAAACTGCAATATAATAAAACAAGAGGTTCTGTAACTAATGATAAAATACAGAgaaatgttttttctttttttttgctgTACGTTGAAAAACAAAGGTTTTGTCGATTTAAATGCAGACTAATGCCATCATGCTGGTTAACTATTACAGCAAGATTTACAGGCTAGCACAACAGAAGGTAATTCTTAAAGTTCAAATTCTTATGCATCAAGAATCCATAATTGCCTTTTTACATTCTATAGGAGGTCGAATTTGTACAACAATCAGAAGTGCTATTATTTGGTTCAATCACTCAGAACTTGGGATCATAAAACATGAGAACACCAACTCCACATCCATCtcccccaaccccccccccccccccaaaaaaaaaaaaaaaaaaaaccctggCATCCCTGCATCTACCACTGTGAATAACGGCTATACAAAATGAGGGTAGTgaacttctcttctttttcttttttatttttccccttGTCATAAGAAATATGACAGTAAGACTGAAAAAATGATATCAAACAATGATAACTAATTTAAGGGCCCATTTTCAGTTACCTAACAGATTAGACTAGTATAAGAAAGGAAACGGTTCTCAAATTCTAGAATAGAAAACAGGAATGGAAGATATAATTTAAGAGGCTGGCAGTTAACCAAGATACTTGTTGATATTCTAACTTGTAAAGTTGGCTTGCCACTGACTTCTTAGAACTCCTTTAGGTTCCAAGTATCAGTCCAAACTGGTGGGCGATGGGGTTGTGGAGAAGTACAAAAAGAAGCTTGCTTCATAGAAGAGACAATATCTTCCAAAAGGGGTTGGTTATTATTGATCAAAAGTATAATATCTCTGCACCATA is a window of Diospyros lotus cultivar Yz01 chromosome 10, ASM1463336v1, whole genome shotgun sequence DNA encoding:
- the LOC127811622 gene encoding pentatricopeptide repeat-containing protein At4g02750-like; translation: MSSKLKSIGEKGSHVFNLNSKITQLGKSGRIEDAVKLFNQMPHRNTVTYNSMISAYAKNGRINDARRLFDVIPRKNLVSWNSMMAGYMNNDEVGKAHELFDKMPQRDIFSWTLMITCYIRRGELEKARHLFNLLPDKGNPVCWNAMIAGYAKNRQLDKSVEIFEEMPQKNLISWNSMLAGYTQNGEMRLGLKFFDKMPERNVVSWNLMVDGFVGVGDLDLAWQLFQRIPNPNSVSQVTMLTGFARNGEIDKARLLFDQMTNKTVVSWNAMIAAYVQNSQIGDAMKLFIEMPEKNAVSWTTMIDGYVRINNLQEAKQLLDRMPCKDVAAQTAMISGYVQNKRMEEALEIFNKVGNRDLVCWNTMIAGYSQCGRMDEALNLFEQMIKRNIVSWNIMIAGYAQAGHMNRALQLFEEMGETNIVSWNTLISGFAQNGLFLESLGFFSLVMQDGKKPDQSTFVSGLSSCANLAALQVGEQLHQIVVKSGYVNDLFVSNALISMYAKCGVVSSAEYVFGDINSVDVVSWNSLIVGYAINGYGHEAVKVFQDMRIKGVAPDQVTFVGVLSACSHAGLIDWGLNLFKSMTHEYHIEPLPEHFACVVDMLGRVGRLEEAFLLARERKIEANAKIWGALLGACRVHKNLELGQLAAEELSKLEPHKTSNYVLVANIHAEARNWREVERVRALMKERGAEKQPGSSWIEYKHQLHVFLSGDKARPQTSDICNTLKTLTALMKNCSYMPDAKASVIDLS
- the LOC127811623 gene encoding uncharacterized protein LOC127811623 isoform X4; the encoded protein is MDDKDQVQKRKWENLPHEANAPNHEESDYDGNLLVSSGKMGDGVEETQADKTEQIKVYRRSRFKRDLTKGRNIYSSASYDVHGLTENNIELQDEPGIHKKLQNENISGSSEQVKRELKEDDFGSAQQEEIARKESAGTIVPQDDVCPIFPPQYEQVQDISERPELPMTMEAWSEEELDALWIGVRRYGPGNWLAMLKDPMSKILELRTSDALSERWKIERERIIYLENFQQVMVSAGANLQEARPGGTVKIHTPQTSLVQSPDGTEVNEFHSECISSDPAFSVFPSDSENPIDATSRAKENQLHGLCDAGTDKVGTTDDFSDTESELSLKDWHVEKEVSSEGTISD
- the LOC127811623 gene encoding uncharacterized protein LOC127811623 isoform X3 — protein: MDDKDQVQKRKWENLPHEANAPNHEESDYDGNLLVSSGKMGDGVEETQADKTEQIKVYRRSRFKRDLTKGRNIYSSASYDVHGLTENNIELQDEPGIHKKLIGENISGSSEQVKRELKEDDFGSAQQEEIARKESAGTIVPQDDVCPIFPPQYEQVQDISERPELPMTMEAWSEEELDALWIGVRRYGPGNWLAMLKDPMSKILELRTSDALSERWKIERERIIYLENFQQVMVSAGANLQEARPGGTVKIHTPQTSLVQSPDGTEVNEFHSECISSDPAFSVFPSDSENPIDATSRAKENQLHGLCDAGTDKVGTTDDFSDTESELSLKDWHVEKEVSSEGTISD
- the LOC127811623 gene encoding uncharacterized protein LOC127811623 isoform X2, translated to MDDKDQVQKRKWENLPHEANAPNHEESDYDGNLLVSSGKMGDGVEETQADKTEQIKVYRRSRFKRDLTKGRNIYSSASYDVHGLTENNIELQDEPGIHKKLQNENISGSSEQVKRELKEDDFGSAQVEETQADKTEQIKVYRRSRFKRDLTKGRNIYSSASYDVHGLTENNIELQDEPGIHKKLIGENISGSSEQVKRELKEDDFGSAQQEEIARKESAGTIVPQDDVCPIFPPQYEQVQDISERPELPMTMEAWSEEELDALWIGVRRYGPGNWLAMLKDPMSKILELRTSDALSERWKIERERIIYLENFQVMVSAGANLQEARPGGTVKIHTPQTSLVQSPDGTEVNEFHSECISSDPAFSVFPSDSENPIDATSRAKENQLHGLCDAGTDKVGTTDDFSDTESELSLKDWHVEKEVSSEGTISD
- the LOC127811623 gene encoding uncharacterized protein LOC127811623 isoform X1 — translated: MDDKDQVQKRKWENLPHEANAPNHEESDYDGNLLVSSGKMGDGVEETQADKTEQIKVYRRSRFKRDLTKGRNIYSSASYDVHGLTENNIELQDEPGIHKKLQNENISGSSEQVKRELKEDDFGSAQVEETQADKTEQIKVYRRSRFKRDLTKGRNIYSSASYDVHGLTENNIELQDEPGIHKKLIGENISGSSEQVKRELKEDDFGSAQQEEIARKESAGTIVPQDDVCPIFPPQYEQVQDISERPELPMTMEAWSEEELDALWIGVRRYGPGNWLAMLKDPMSKILELRTSDALSERWKIERERIIYLENFQQVMVSAGANLQEARPGGTVKIHTPQTSLVQSPDGTEVNEFHSECISSDPAFSVFPSDSENPIDATSRAKENQLHGLCDAGTDKVGTTDDFSDTESELSLKDWHVEKEVSSEGTISD